The Arachis hypogaea cultivar Tifrunner chromosome 19, arahy.Tifrunner.gnm2.J5K5, whole genome shotgun sequence genome has a window encoding:
- the LOC112776115 gene encoding uncharacterized protein isoform X2, with the protein MRLKLPLQLFLLRGISNNNIIGSIPSSLGDLEHLLKLNLSRNHITGFIPAEFANLRSVMDIDLSNLIPQELSQLQNMVSLFSIWDKSSMDIKYASRLIFFL; encoded by the exons ATGCGGCTGAAGCTGCCACTACAACT ATTCCTTCTTAGGggtatttcaaataataatataattggcTCCATTCCTTCTTCCCTCGGTGACTTGGAACATCTTCTAAAGCT GAACCTGAGCAGAAATCATATAACAGGATTTATTCCAGCAGAATTTGCTAATCTTAGAAGTGTTATGGACAT TGATTTGtcaaatttgattcctcaagaacTTAGTCAGCTTCAGAACATGGTGTCATT ATTTAGCATATGGGACAAGTCAAGCatggatataaaatatgcaagtagattgatattttttttataa
- the LOC112776115 gene encoding uncharacterized protein isoform X3, with protein sequence MRLKLPLQLGISNNNIIGSIPSSLGDLEHLLKLNLSRNHITGFIPAEFANLRSVMDIDLSNLIPQELSQLQNMVSLFSIWDKSSMDIKYASRLIFFL encoded by the exons ATGCGGCTGAAGCTGCCACTACAACT GggtatttcaaataataatataattggcTCCATTCCTTCTTCCCTCGGTGACTTGGAACATCTTCTAAAGCT GAACCTGAGCAGAAATCATATAACAGGATTTATTCCAGCAGAATTTGCTAATCTTAGAAGTGTTATGGACAT TGATTTGtcaaatttgattcctcaagaacTTAGTCAGCTTCAGAACATGGTGTCATT ATTTAGCATATGGGACAAGTCAAGCatggatataaaatatgcaagtagattgatattttttttataa
- the LOC112776115 gene encoding uncharacterized protein isoform X1 produces MLSRLRNSDFYILFIPDPNLFISLWFILMNGFRFLLRGISNNNIIGSIPSSLGDLEHLLKLNLSRNHITGFIPAEFANLRSVMDIDLSNLIPQELSQLQNMVSLFSIWDKSSMDIKYASRLIFFL; encoded by the exons ATGCTAAGTAGACTAAGAAATTCAGATTTCTACATATTGTTCATTCCAGATCCAAATCTGTTTATATCCCTCTGGTTCATACTGATGAATGGTTTCAGATTCCTTCTTAGGggtatttcaaataataatataattggcTCCATTCCTTCTTCCCTCGGTGACTTGGAACATCTTCTAAAGCT GAACCTGAGCAGAAATCATATAACAGGATTTATTCCAGCAGAATTTGCTAATCTTAGAAGTGTTATGGACAT TGATTTGtcaaatttgattcctcaagaacTTAGTCAGCTTCAGAACATGGTGTCATT ATTTAGCATATGGGACAAGTCAAGCatggatataaaatatgcaagtagattgatattttttttataa
- the LOC112779691 gene encoding single-stranded DNA-binding protein WHY1, chloroplastic-like, which yields MVLTLEKFGEILQLRAFKISIEGYVLLQFAPTVASRQYDWTRKQVFSLSMGEMGTVILGARESCEFFHDRIKGKSISSDFGEESGGSDRTI from the exons ATGGTTTTAACTTtggaaaaatttggtgaaattttgcaATTAAGGGCATTCAAAATATCTATAGAAGGTTATGTTCTGCTTCAGTTTGCACCCACAGTTGCTTCGCGCCAGTATGACTGGACTAGAAAGCAA GTATTCTCATTATCAATGGGTGAAATGGGAACTGTGATTCTTGGCGCAAGGGAGTCTTGTGAATTCTTCCATGATCGTATAAAGGGCAAAAG TATCTCTTCAGATTTTGGTGAAGAAAGTGGCGGGAGTGATCGGACTATCTAA
- the LOC112777030 gene encoding polygalacturonase-like gives MAHLRPKHNTIPLLVIKALVHYFLFTFKTTIASYDDQTLNVIDFGAKAGGEIDSSRAFLDAWESACNTITPSTIYVPQGRFLIGKVVFKGSHEYCKSNGITIKIDGALVAPSNYDDIGNDGNWLLFDDVNGVSIIGGVLDGQGNGLWACKRFGNRNCPMGATNLGFTNSNNIVINGVTSVNSEMYHIVIDRSKNVKVQGVRVSASGNSPNTDGIHVQLSSFVTIIASNIATGDDCISIGPGSTNLWIQNIACGPGHGISVGSLGKELEEAGVENVTVKTVTFTGTENGVRIKSWGRPSNGFARNIIFQHLTMINVQNPIVIDQNYCPNEKDCPGQNSGVKISNVMYQDIHGTSATEVAVRFNCSPRNPCNEITLEDVKLTYQTNKQAQASCVHAQGITSGFVQPNACFSSNI, from the exons ATGGCACATCTAAGGCCAAAACATAACACTATTCCACTTCTAGTTATAAAAGCACTAGTACATTATTTTCTCTTCACATTTAAAACAACCATAGCTTCTTATGATGATCAAACCCTAAATGTAATAGATTTTGGTGCCAAAGCAGGTGGTGAAATTGATTCCTCAAGAGCATTTCTAGATGCATGGGAAAGTGCATGCAACACAATAACACCATCAACAATTTATGTCCCACAAGGAAGGTTCTTAATTGGAAAAGTAGTGTTTAAGGGTAGTCATGAGTATTGCAAGAGCAATGGAATCACAATAAAAATTGATGGTGCACTTGTTGCACCTTCCAATTATGATGATATTGGAAATGATGGGAATTGGTTGTTGTTTGATGATGTTAATGGAGTTTCAATTATTGGTGGAGTTCTTGATGGACAAGGCAATGGTCTTTGGGCATGCAAGAGATTTGGCAACAGAAATTGCCCAATGGGTGCTACG AATTTAGGGTTCACGAATTCCAACAACATTGTAATAAACGGTGTGACCTCAGTGAACAGCGAAATGTACCACATAGTAATAGACAGAAGCAAGAATGTGAAAGTACAAGGTGTTAGGGTTTCAGCTTCAGGAAACAGTCCCAACACTGATGGCATTCATGTTCAACTCTCATCATTTGTAACAATCATTGCATCCAACATTGCCACTGGTGATGATTGCATCTCAATTGGTCCTGGATCAACCAATTTGTGGATACAAAACATAGCTTGTGGACCTGGTCATGGAATCAG TGTTGGAAGTTTGGGGAAAGAATTAGAAGAGGCTGGTGTGGAGAATGTGACCGTTAAAACAGTTACATTTACAGGAACTGAGAATGGTGTGAGAATCAAGTCTTGGGGGAGACCAAGCAATGGCTTCGCAAGGAACATCATTTTCCAACATCTTACTATGATTAATGTCCAAAACCCCATAGTCATTGACCAAAATTATTGCCCTAATGAGAAGGATTGCCCCGGTCAG AATTCCGGGGTTAAAATTAGCAATGTAATGTACCAAGATATTCATGGGACATCAGCAACTGAAGTTGCGGTTAGATTCAATTGCAGTCCAAGGAATCCGTGCAATGAAATCACCTTGGAAGATGTCAAACTTACATATCAAACCAACAAACAAGCTCAAGCTTCATGCGTTCATGCCCAAGGAATCACTTCTGGTTTTGTTCAACCTAACGCTTGTTTCTCATCAAATATATAA